Genomic window (Aethina tumida isolate Nest 87 chromosome 4, icAetTumi1.1, whole genome shotgun sequence):
GTTACTCAAACTTAACTATGAACGAAGATGCGGAAAAACAGGAAAGCCAGCTGCCTgaaataccaaaaataaaagtttacaaaACACGATGGCTCATATtgggtatttttgttttgttctcAGCTTCCAATGCCTTACAATGGATTCAATATTCCATAATAACTAGCACAATAaccaaatattacaatattagcACGACATGGGTCGACTGGACTTCCATGATATACATGGTTTTATACATTCCATTTATATTTCCTGGTAGTTATATACTGGAAAAGTTGGTAAGTATTGTCatttattaaaggttttttccaatttagccgaattctaaaaaaatgtttcaaggGAGTTAACATGAGTTACTTgacattatttcttatttaatacaatgtgtttatgtaattatagtatatataatataatgtttgCCTAGTGATAATGTTCGACTATTGTTAATTgtgctataaaatattaccataGTAAAAGgcaattgttataaattggtTTCccaagtaaatatattatctttgaaagaataaaaatgattttattccatttcaatggttcatttttcatttttgtgttccagaggaaaattaaatttccactaatgaatttttcatttagcCTCTTGAAAACGTGATGATAAATGAAATCGTAAATTTGGTTactaaaagaataataaattatatttccatttatttcgCTTCTTTTCATAAGTGTTCCTTTACCCAATAAAAGTAAAggttaaatttgattataattcaaaaagaaATACGTAGCTGTATTACTTGGCACGTATCGATTGACTTTGCATATCAAAATAgcctttagaaaaaaattcgtGCATAATTAAACGTTAGTATTTCCACGCAATTGCTTTTAGGTATATTCATTGGCCACATACCAATAAAGTTGCGTGctcttatttaattcaaatacttgtaactaatttattattgtttgcttAATTCGTCCTTGAAATGCAATACACACAAAGactgcaataattttaataaatcaaaatctaGTAaccttttcaatttttaatataatttttaaagtttatttattgattgaagTTAAATCTTATAATCAGCACGTTTCTTTCTTCCAGAGCTTTTCTAAAACAACTCCATCAATCTTAATCTGACCAATTTGTACTCTTACAGCTTAATAATAGAACTAGGATAAATCAACACATCAGAATTGTTGTTTTGTATCGATTATTTTTCAGGGACTcagaaattcaataataataggaGTCGTGGGCAACTGTGTGGGATCATGGATTAAAGTGGCGTCTGTGGACCCATCCAGATTTTGGGTCGGCTTCATTGGACAGAGCATCGTTGCTTTGTCTCAAGTATTCGTTCTGTCTGTTCCTGCAAGACTTGCTGCAGTATGGTTTGGACCTTCGCAAGTTTCTTCCGCTTGCAGCATAGGAGTGTTTGGAAACCAggtattaattagtaaaacgaTTCTTCCCTAATCATCTTGAAGATAAGAGTTAATGCATATTAGATTGatcaattaatgattttaacgtaatattaaaaaagtgggTTAAGTACGTGTACTCAAGTttgtttattagaatattaaagtcgagtttttatcaaataattaatatcgttTTCATAGAATCATAATCATTTCTGAGTATTGCTGTTAGAGAGAGGcataattattctttattttacacaGAATTCCCACaaaacttgttttcaatttaaaatggaacccaaatatcaaatttagcagaatattaatttttgaatatgtgTCCACGTAGTACAAAGAGTACAAGCACGTCACCTTTTTTGAAAAAACGTTATtctttatatgtatataaaaattaacctgactacataacaaaatattacaatattcaagGGCTTAAATAATCAAGAAACCGTATTTATGAGAgatgtattattattcatctctttacacaaaattaaataaaacttaaaaaagaatatagaaatcaaatttgtcaatagaattttaatttttaataatttgtctaagataaataatttcttaagtaTTTATCCACGAATATTATTACTACTATTTAACATATCCATAgtttttgtgatttattaactcgttattcatttaattaaacattttttcatgaagaatatctttataaataatataatatactaatataaaacagttatgaaaaataaaaacgaatataattgcaataaaatatttttctaattatcaattatgaatatattattaaaaatctataaacaagtaaatcattaatatcaaaataaaatgaaccttaagcaatttaaataaatatcttaagtataaagtaattatagatagcagaaattttgtttatataatataaaaagggaAACTTGTAATCtgatttccaaatttttttgatatttgaaatttggaatttagatattaactgattaaatatatttgaaaaagttaCACTCCTCATTGAATATTGATTACCGTccattatagaaaattttaaaataaagttatataaatattaacagatattaaaatttcatttatttcgtaTTCTGCATTTTagtatgattattatttttaatgtaattaattaattgaatattaattaattgtatatttctaatttactttgaacaaaatttcatttctggATTCATCGGAAATGACATCAACTTATTTTCAACGGAAAACTGTATATTTTCGATTGGTATAAGAATTCTGtatacaaaaaatgaatattaacagaGATTAAGCATCTCAAATTGTAGATAGgactgtatattttaaataaaagaaaaatgagaaacttttaatctaattttaatttttgatattgataattgttagaatttagatattaacaataacaatagtaACCTATTTTTcagaatgattaattaatctgcattgatttaatttatgagacatatttaattgatgaatGACTTGTTTCAGgattataagatatttttcgCATGCTCTTGGATTCTTCCACTTGTACTGGGGGAATTTGGGcacatgatttattaattttaccacGAACGAAAATTTGAGTTTTGAggatattagtattattagtataaaattcCAGTATATTTTGCTgcttaatcaaaaaaataaattaaagaatatgatttttaatttttccacagaattatgaatatgaatatgagTATTATGAAATGTGgtgcaacaaataaaatgaagagcaattacaatacttattgctagttataagtgaatacagaaaaaaattgacaaattgtagtaaaagtctgttaatgtaacgatatatactactttgattataataaacaatcaatttttttagtaaaaatctatttatttaaataaaatgcttaattttaagcagtaaaataacatttatttaataaaatttttagttttctgcagataacttatgatctgtaaaaaatatcaaaaactttttcggagataaattataggaaattgaattctctataaaaaatgtcatataaaattttcccataaagttgatggttgcgtcagaaaatgagaaaaatgtcaaacttttgaaaaaatcaaaaaactgtaagagacattttttgtagagcgttaaattttctataaaaatctgttttgatcattttgaaatattatttctaacgagagttaaaaaatttcgaaatccaagagaacaccgttcccgtgttatttaacctcttaatattaatatttaataagagctgtaactttcacagtattttttttaccatttccaacaagattttcgatataaataagaatttgtcgatttttttgaaacagtctaatatatatatatatatatatatatatatatatatatatatatatatatattattttatatcttatataacagaaaaaggatttttattattatatatacttttttgatattaataatggtTAGTTGACATATCTGAAAATAGGTTGTCAAAACCACTGAACATTGATAGCCATAGTATCTAATATAATCTAACTTTCAGAACAATTATTCaattcacaattatttattgatgaaaCGTATTTAACTGATGGATGACCTATTTCAggattttaagattaaataaaatgaacatcatacattattaatgtataattattataaaataattatacactacagtattataaaatgtttaataacacaaaataacattaatctcctatgtaaaataatagcCCAAGACATACAAGTATTTCTAATTGTAACTATAGATAGCATTctatatcttaaataaaaggggaactttcaatttattttttatttaattttgaaaattgttagaatttaatttaaatattaactgatggacatatctgaaaatatgttGTTAAGAACATTGAACATTGGTAATcaacaataatagaaattaattttaaaattaattagatatgtaacaaaataactttttctcaagaacaattatttgttctaaatttatttaattgattaaatgtatgtaaatcaTAGACGATTTATTTcaggattttaaatattataatataataacacaatattataataatctctaatgtaaaacaattacatagatagcattatatatttaaaaaaaatgaaacttcTAAActgattgtaaattttattggtattaatatttgttagacAATagatattaactaataaacaatagtaGAGAAtcagtttaaaacaaataatgtgaCACACGGCCTAACTTTcagtacaattaattaatcttcatttaattgatgtgacgtatttaattgattgatgatttatttcaaacaattaaaaaaaacattttcacatGAACGTGTTTGGAATAAAATTtggcataaattttaattcgcaaaacacaatttacaactacctttgttttgtaaattgttCGATTCAATATTCTGAAGTTTTAATCGAATATCAATTTCCTGTTTCGTTACCCCATCGTGCTCTAGCATACAAACAAACTGCCATGTCGCCTCGCTGATCTCGATGCAATTTGGTCCAATATGTTTAAACAATGGATAAGAAGAACTTTTATTAATGCGGCAcgaaacaatttgttttaattcgcTAGGATATCCGCCACAATTTGTATACGAGTGcactaaattatttgattaggTTTATAAATCATCAAATCATGGCACGTTGGCGGCTATCTTTATTCGTATCCCtctgtcaattttattattatgtgcaGTTTGCAgtgtaaacaataaacaattggCTTAGGAAACTCTGTTTCATTGTTGGTTATCTGGATTATGTCTTTTGTTTGAAAAGGCTCAGACATATTATATGATTGTTACGGTTGATTAAtagataaacaataaaaaaacaatataaattaataatcaagaatatgtaagtaaattataaaacagtcCCTCCCTTCACATATAGTGTGGCTTATTTGGAAACAAGAAaccctcataaaatttgtatttttcgttCGATTTTGgtcaacattttttcaattgtgaAGGATGAAATATGTATTAGGAGAACTCGTTTTTTCTTAGAttaaattcaaacgaataaGTTTTCatcaagtatttatttttaggcaGTAATATCGGCTAAGTATGGTGGGCAAAGCGGTACCTCACACCAAAATTTTTCCAGTGTTCGCCTTGCACAGTGTGGTCTCATACTGTCGTGTTACAGAATGAAGCTTTTTCTGTTGACAATTATTGGTTCACCCGATTCAATTGTTCACAATAAAGGTCTCCATTAACAGTGTGTAAAAGTTTCAGCACATCAAAGTGGGCAGTTCAGTGAATACACAGAGGCTACTTTTTGGAATATAATCCCGCCTTCGCAGTGAGCCACTGCCTTTCGCGTTTTGTATTGCCATATAGGATCCATTTTTCATCTCCAGTGATCAAACGATCAAAACACGGTCCTGTATGGGGTCATTGAAGCAATAAATACATTGCATCTTATAGATCGGTGGGCTTTGTTCTCTTCGAACCGACCCTGCTTTGCATATTTTTCCAATATGCTGTAAATGTTCTTACATGGTTGACCAAAGTTGGTTATGGGTGTTTGACATGGATTTGTTTGCACTTCTGCCCTTAGTATGTCTTTGGACCTAATGATCGATAAGAGTCAGAGAGATCAAAATTACCGAATCTGAACTTGGAAATCTTTGACATCTTTGGCACCCCAAAttgcaaaaaaatgtttaatattaatatagagTGAACAAGttatattaatcttaaaatgaCCGGCACGCCAATgagttgttaaatataaacatgtgCAGAATTTTTCTGAGTTCTCTAATATTTGTGGGGAAAATATCACGTTTTGGAATAAAACTAAAGCCTATAgagtaattttttagatatcaaaattgaagaaatccaTATCAATTGCAAATCTAACTACACCACTGCATTAAGCACCCTATGAAAAGGgtatatttcacaaaaaaaaaatattcacattcaTAATCtgaggaaaaattaaaaatcatcttcttatgaatttattttttcaatcaaGTGGGTTAGGGAATAAGCAATGAACATTAGTgctaatttttcaacaaaattagaatattatattaatttttctatactATACTGTACTTGTGAGAAAATTACCCCAAAAGAATTGAGAAAGGTAACCACACACCAacgaaaatatgataaattattatgatacaGTATTACGAGTTTTagtataagtataatattatattatatagtataatattccaatgttgttaaaaaataagataatttgtacaaattttgGCAGTTTACTCCATAGcctatttgattaaaaaataaaatataataaaaataaaaataattataaaataaatttaaattaaattgtgaaatatgtTGCTTAAAATGTTATGTTTGTGAAATATGTTTctctatttgaatttttatctcTCACACCACTTATCATATAGTGGGAAAAATTGAACTTTATCCGGAAGCATGTGATgacgaataaaaataaagtaatatataattatttaattagaatgatAACGATTTGAATATCGAACTTGTTAGTGTgatcataattatttgtaaattttataaaaccattgcatatatagttatatatatcataattttacaaatgttgTCATCTATTCTGATTCtgcaattatataatttaaccaaaatcaagtaaaatgaaaattatttcattgttaaataataagaagTATAACgtaatcacaaaatttaattattttattaacaatataataattattctgaTGTTTTAGCTTGGCATTGCTGTTGGATTTGTTCTTCCCACAATGATGGTCAATACTGACATAGACACACCACAGGACGtaataacaaatgatttattCAGAATGTTTCTTTGGGTAGCCATTTTCATTACAGTCCTGCTCCTCttagttttaatatgtaaGCGGGAATTTGTAACTTGAGCATaaagagtaatttttaatcgaaaaaatgtttgtagttTTCAAAGATGCACCACCTACGCCTCCCAGTTACGCTCAAGCCCAACAGGACGAGCCTGTGGATTTCGTCAAATCCTTGAAGAATTTATGTCTCAACAAATCTTACATTTTCCTTATGTTGGCTTACGGGATCAATGTTGGCATTTTCTATGCCATCTCGACGTTGCTGCAGCAGATAGTCTTAGAATATTATCCGGTACGTGTCAGAATAAATATGtgtgatattttagttttgtcgggaattgtataaaactaaataaattctcTTTTAAGGGAGGCGAGAAAGATGCAGGAAGAATCGGTCTGGTCATAGTTTTGGCTGGTATGGTAGGATCTGTATGTTGTGGAGTTGTTTTGGATAGATTCCACCGATTtaagtaagtttttattttgaagaattaataattaattaatttgtcaatcTATTTCTAGAGAGACAACATTGGCAGTATATGCCTTTTCATTGATTGGAATGGTACTTTATACTTTCACATTGTCTGAAGGCATCATTATCGTTTATATTGTGTCAGGAGTTTTGGGGTAAGTgccattcatttatttttatgatttttacacATGTGCTAAGTGCAGATGTGGATCTATCTACTCTTATCCGCTTTGAATATATCTGTGTTGATTATGTCAAACACATATGCAAATATTAGCAGacattcaatattatattcacaCAATCAACTTGCTATTGAATGGTGTTGACGCATTAGGAAGGTCAAGTTTATGTTACCATTACCAATGGCACATGATATtagcataaaattataattaagatcACATATCCACGAAATGGAATTGCGTAATATGTACGCttcaaaaatatcataaattgtttttcccctgagaaaattaattgattaattttattttcccatTTAAAACGATTCAGGAAGAGAAGGAATTAATCTACAAACTAAAGTATCAgtttttcatcaaattatataatttattttatattcaagcTTCTTCATGACCGGTCTTCTTCCTGTTGGCTTCGAACTGGCCGCCGAGCTCACATACCCAGAACCAGAAGGAACTTCATCAGGTTTGCTCAATGCCGCTTCCCAGGTGTTCGGGGTAGCATTTACGAGTATTTACTCGGAATTGCTGTACAAAGTAGGTGATACGTGGGCGAATGCTACGATGTGCATTATGTTATTAGTTGGCACCATTTTAACCGCACTTATCAGCAAAGATATGAGAAGACAAGCTGCTCAATctgcaaaataatttgtttctagGTTGATTAGTATCGGACGGTCTTGTTTGTCAGTATTGCTAGGGACGTAATATTACTGTTTAGTTTTTGCTAGtcgaattttttaaagatttatctTTAAGTTAgagttaagaaaatatataaatgctCTTACCTCATCTTTTAAATGATGACAATACCACTTTAAGTTCTCAAGTATTCTATGTGTGATTAATGTTGAAGTGTGCCAAATGTATCTGGTCAATCAGGGAATTCATTTTTGTTCCATatgacaaatatatttaatgaataatgtcTCCAcatataatagtaaatatttaatatatttcaaatccTATTAAGACGTAGTAAAATCACATTtatcacaaaataattataaatagtaaataattcattaaatttattttttaaggattATTCTATTCCCTGCATTTAGTACACAACCAAAGTGagaaagataatttatatcaaatcgaACATATGTACCTAGTGATTTTATGTGATTTGAATAGTGTGATTAGgaattagtatatttataactaacaGTGTTAAATTCATTGTACACAATATGACAATAAATTGTTAGAGTAGTTCCAAGTTCAGACAATAATGTAGTATGTAGGTTGTATTgatgaatgtttatttataaatggtaCAATACACATGATATTATAATCGTTGAAACATATTATAGTTGTAAATTGcatcacattaaaattataaaaaaagacaaaaaaatatttacggacaaaattaataactacatAAAGTATATTgttatcttaataattaaattgttagtaTATTCATCTAAAGATCAAATATTTAGGCCTATCCTAAGgcactattattatttatcattaatatgaAACATCAGTCAAgaattattctaatatttgatctctaaatttatatatttgtaatttgataTCTCATAcctatatatttcaaaatatagacaataacacctttaaaatttaattaatatttttggaaacatatattttaacagtaaTGTATCAATTcctaaaatatacacaaaatttaCACGTTATCTAATATATCTGtaggtaaatatatttatcaagatTGTTGTATTAGTATTGTTGTGTGCCAATCAATTTTCTGTTAactcaaattatataaaaaaatataaatgctaTCAGAAAATTGATTGgacaaacttttcaaatacatatatacatattacttaaatgtgatatatacacaaaatacaatttatttaaat
Coding sequences:
- the LOC109596420 gene encoding uncharacterized MFS-type transporter C09D4.1 — encoded protein: MNEDAEKQESQLPEIPKIKVYKTRWLILGIFVLFSASNALQWIQYSIITSTITKYYNISTTWVDWTSMIYMVLYIPFIFPGSYILEKLGLRNSIIIGVVGNCVGSWIKVASVDPSRFWVGFIGQSIVALSQVFVLSVPARLAAVWFGPSQVSSACSIGVFGNQLGIAVGFVLPTMMVNTDIDTPQDVITNDLFRMFLWVAIFITVLLLLVLIFFKDAPPTPPSYAQAQQDEPVDFVKSLKNLCLNKSYIFLMLAYGINVGIFYAISTLLQQIVLEYYPGGEKDAGRIGLVIVLAGMVGSVCCGVVLDRFHRFKETTLAVYAFSLIGMVLYTFTLSEGIIIVYIVSGVLGFFMTGLLPVGFELAAELTYPEPEGTSSGLLNAASQVFGVAFTSIYSELLYKVGDTWANATMCIMLLVGTILTALISKDMRRQAAQSAK